The Suncus etruscus isolate mSunEtr1 chromosome 15, mSunEtr1.pri.cur, whole genome shotgun sequence genome contains the following window.
GCTGAAGTCGCCCTAGGCCCGGCCCACACGCCGCCACACAGCCTCCGGCCTGGCAGCCACATGCGAGCGAGCTTTCGACACACCCGGAGGCGCCTCTCCCCGCGGACACGCACAGGAGACGCTTGGCCAGGCGGCCGGAAAGTGGGATCTGGGCCCTGATGGTGGGTGTGGGGAACGGGGGGAGGATGGCAGAGACGGGTCCCTGGTGGATCATTGGGTAGATGGCTTCAGAAACAGCTGTGGATGCAACTGAGTAGACCTTGGGGACATGCGCCAACGCTGGACATTTGTGATGGTCCACAGGGACAGGATGGTGTGCTCGACCCGGTCTTGGGACCCGTCGCCTTTGCCATGTGGAGGCAAGGGTTGTGGGCAGCCCATTGTCGCGTGGTCCTGGGGAGGAGCCTGCAAGCCTGGCCACCATCTGGCCCACAGCTGGTACTGCTCTCccgaggcggggggggggggaggggggcccTCACCACCTGCTCCCAGCTCTGGGCCAGCTGTGGCCTGAACCCCAGGTCAGAGCCTCAGAACCAAGGCTCCCTCTAGCTCTGGGTGTCACAGGGAGCTATGGTGTCCAGGGGCCACCCCTCCCAGCTGATCCCTCTGCCTGTACCCCCTTGTCCTATTTGTCCTCCTCTGCGCTTCTCTGGCTCCTTGCATCTTTTTCTGTCATTTGTTGCTGTTGGGGGTTGTGAGAGGCACCCCAAAGGTAGACAAAGCTGCCAAAGCTACCTGAAAGATCCTAGTCGAAAACTTGGGGCCTCCCATGTAAACatgtgcttttatttaaaaataaaataaatcaggggccgggcggtggcgctagaggtaaggtgcctgccttgcctgcgaaagccttggatggaccgcggttcaatcccccggtttcccatatggttccccaagccaggagcaacttctgagcgcatagccaggagtaacccctgagcatcaccgggtgtggcccaaaaaccaaaaaccaaaaaccaaaaaaagcaaaaaaataaaataaatcaataaataaataaaatcaaggggccagagcaatacacagcacttagggttttttttttttttttttttttggtttttaggccacacccgtttgacgctcaggggttactcctggctatgtgctcagaaatggcccctgacttggggggaccatatgggacgccaggggatcgaactgcggtccatccaacgctagcgcttgcaaggcagacaccttaactctagcgccaccttcccggccccagcacttaagtatttgccttgcactcaaccgacccaggtttcatcccagagtccccagagcccaccaggagagatttctgagcacagagccaggagtagtccatgtgcactgccgggcgtggccccccaaaactaaaaataaataaaatcaagggaCCAGAGGTATAGGACAGCAGGaacggtgtttgtcttgccttgtggctgacctgggttcaagctctggcatctcatatggtcccagaaccaggaggaaaccctgagcatcacaaagtgtgatgaaaaaatgaaaaagaatacttggggcccggagagatagcgcagcggcgtttgccttgcaagcagccgatccaggaccaaaggtggttggttcaaatccctgtgtcccatatggtcccccgtgcctgccagaagttatttctgagcagacagccaggagtaacccctgagcaccgccgggtgtggccccaaaaaaaacaaaacaaaacaaaaaaaagaatacttctggagggtttttttttttttttttgcaaactcagcgatgctcagggttttctcctggttctgggttcaggaatcattcgtggcagtgctcaggagactgacTATTGagggtggggatcaaaccttgggtcagccaagtgcaaggctgTCCTATCTGTCCTAGCTGTCCTATCTGGTGCTCTGGGATAGTTTGTGCTACTGGAAACACTAATCTGAGCCTAGCAGCCTATCACAGACTGAGGCTTTTAGGTGATGGCCTTGTCACCAAGGCCAAGTGAAAGTGCGCCCAGGCTGGAAGGTCAGCAAGAGAGAGACCGAGACCACGGAGGAGGGAATGGTCCAGCTTTCCATAAAAGCCAGGGACAGGATGTTCTAGGGTGTTCCAGCACATTCCAGAATGCCGTGGAAGCATTCGGAATGTTCCAGAATTTTCCAGGTGGAAGTTCTGTGCAGGGTCCAAGCTGGAGGGGGGTGCGCCTGAGGGATGAGGAGAAGAGGCGGCCAGGGCTGGAGTGACGTGGGCCGATCGGGCCTTGTGCAGGGAGGTGTCGACAGAGGCATGTGGAGGCGGCTCTGCGTGTGTGGGACCCAGCTGCGACCCCGAGTCCCATCTGGCAGGGGAACATTTATTAAAGCAATCAACACACAAGCCAAGAAGCAGTAACTTCATTGTCAACATGACACAAGCTGAGGTTGGGCCGGCGGGGAGAGAGGCAGGGGCCTGCGAAGGACATTCCGGAAGGGCGTCCTCTGAAGGGAAGATGCGGGGGGAACAGGCTGGGGGGGACCCCAAGGTCCAGAGAAGGGCTGGGCCCCATGGGGTTCATGGGGTTCAGAGGGGAAGAATCTGTGGGcgtgagagataacacagcgaggAGGGGAGGGCAtacggccgacccaggtttgatcccctggcatcccatagggccccccccccagcatcaccaggagtgattcctgagctgagcactgccaagtgtggccccccaaataaaaaacaaacaaaaaaggggtcTGCGTAGCATCTTTGAGCTGACTTCTCCCTGTCCTGAGTTTCCCAACTTGGATGTTCGTCCTCACACCTTGAGGGGTGTCTGTGTCCTGGGAGAAGCGGCCATCCGGCTGGCTGTGGCACCTCTCAGGCCTGTTCCCAGGGCAGCAGACTGGCCGGTTACTATGGTAACCCTGAGCTGGAACCTGGGGCCCTCCTGTTGCTATGGCGGCCGCCCACCAGCCTTCCACCAGGTCTGCCCACGGGGTGCAGGGAGAGTGGGGCCAgggcttttggggctggagccccACGAGCATGGCAGAGCTGGGGGTGAGGACAGAAGGGGAACCTGAGGCATTGGGGGGGGGCTCTTGAGGCAGGAGAGGCCAAGCAAGCTCTGGGCAGGGAAATGCAATGTTGCTGGCAGTGGCAAAGATAGGTTTGAGGGTTCTGTGGGGTCTCAACACCGCAGCAGCTGCTGCACTGTAGCTGGAGCCAGTGAGGTGTCGATTATTAACAAGTCACACCTGCTCCTGTGCCACAGGGTGGAGCGAGTGCGTGGGGGGCACACCCCTGATCCTACGTCCTTACAACTGTCTCTCCCCCATCCCTCCCTCTGGGCCTGCCTCGCGCAACCCCAAAACATCTGCACTCCTCATTCCTGCCTGGTTGTCTGCTAGGTGGTTCCAGACGCTGGGAGTTCAGAAGGACAGATGAGAAACTCTGAGCACAGGAAGGTGGAGCAGGAGCTCAGCAAGAGGCTAGAGGGTATATCttggaccctggttccatccccagaatcttATTGGatttccaagcactgtcaggaatgatgcctaagtgcaaaatcaggaaccagctctgagcatcaccgagtgtggtgtttcccaccccccaaaaaaaaatctccacaaagaaataaaatagaaacatccAGAATAGGATTATTCTATTCTATTGcagagcaatagagcagcagtatggtgtttgccttgcatgcgattgactcaggacgaatctgggttcaatacctggcatcccatatgctctcccaagccaggagcaatatctgagcgcatagccaggaggaacccgtaaacgtcactgggtgtggccaaaaaataaataaataaaaaaagagaaacattcaGAATATTGTGTCTGTGTCGGGAACAATTGcagaggatgtttgccttgcttgcggcagtcccaggtttgatccccagcatcccattagagccctctgagcctgccatgagtgatccctgaggggctggagagatagcatggaggtaaagcgtttgccttgcatgtagaaggatggtggttcgaatcccggtatcccatatggtcccccatgcctgccaggggcgatttctgagcatagagccaggaggaacccctgagcactgtcgggtgtgacccaaaaaccaaaaaccaaaataaaaaggaagagtgatccctgaacaccgctgggtgtggccgactgagggtttgatcccctgagccccaccaggatctatccctgagcagagccacaagtcagccctgagctcccctgggtgtggtcccaccAAGCCAAGGTGCTGGTAGCTCCACAGAAAAGCCTAAAAGCTGGGCCAAATGAGCCAACATGCCTCATGCTGTCTGCGCCCTGGAAAGGCCCTGGGGATGCCCATGGGACAGAAACCCCAGACCCAGAAGAAGTGGGGTCCAGGCAGGCACACATCACCGGCATTCAAGGGACACAGGGCAGGACATGGGCTGGACTTTGGGACTGGACACACACACCCAATAGACGAGTGCCCCAAACCCCTTTTCCAGGGGCCCTTGGCAGGACCACCTGGCCTGCTGTAGACTATCTCCTTCTGACCAGCAGCTGGTCAGTGCTCCCACATTCCTGCAGATACCCCGAGAAAGAACTTGTGGGTGGAGAGgagtcctttatggtcccccagggCAGGGTGAGAAAGAAGCCGGCTCAGTCAGGGATCTTTGTAGACTTTATTTTTCCCCACCCGCCCCCCAGCGTGTTCTTCCTTGGGTCATGGGGTGTGGGGGAGACTCGAGATAAAGGGGCGTCTCTGGAACCCCAGCATGGGGCCAGCTGGAAACCGGACACTTTGGGGCTTCTAATACTCAGGCAACAATAAGACTTGGGAGAGAAGAAGCAGCGCTTGGTGggaaccgggggggggggggggggagggacagGATGCACCCCTCCctaggatgggggtggggggcacagggCACAGCGAggatttttggggtttgggggatgGCAGTAACCTACAGCTTGGTCAGGTCCAGCTTCAGATTATAGGGCGGGGGGCTGTCCTCAAAAGCGGGTGAAGGCGGAGCGTACAGGGACCAGTCGGGCTCCACCAGGAAGCCTTTGTGCTGCTCCAGAGTCAGGGGCTGCAGGGGGAATGGGGGGAACATCAGCACTCCAAACGGGGCAAGCTCCGCCCCAATGTCATTATCCACGCCCATCTAGGTGAGGGTCTTGCCTGCccagtacttcttttttttttttttttctttttttagtttttgggccacaccctgtgacgctcaggggttactcctggctatgcgctcagaagttgctcctggcttcttgggggaccatatgggacgccgggggatcgaaccgcggtccgtcctaggctagcgcaggcaaggcaggcaggcaccttacctccagcgccaccgcccggccccgcccagTACTTCTGACCACGGCCACCAACTAAAATTTCTGCCCATGGGTTAATCCAACCCAGGACCAGAGAGAAGAGCCACGCCCACTGCCTCTGACCACGCCCATTGGAATGAGGTTCCCACCTTGCAGCCCATGGATTGGTCCAATCTAGAACAATGTAGGAGTACCACGCCCTTTACCTCTGGCCAGACACATCTGGCTGAGGTCCAGTCCAGGCCCAGAAAGTGCCACGCCCACTGCTCTTGCCACGCCCATCCAATGCAGACCACACCCACTTGATTGAGATTCCCGCCCCCCCGGGTTTGGTCCAATCCACAACCAGGAGAAAGCCACGCCCACTGCTCTTGCCACGCCCGCCCACCACTGGCCACACTCACCTATCTGAGGTTCCCGCCCCTATGCTTTGAACCAATCCGGGACCAGGGGAAGAGTCACGTCCACCGCCAGACCACGCCCATCAGACACACCCAAGAATCTGGGGCTCCCACCCAGCTCACCTGGAGCTTGAGGTGTCGGCCGGGGGTGGTCACCAGCGTGGAGCAGCTGAGCCACAGCAAGACCAGCACGGACAGGAGGAGGCAGCAGGCCAGGATCCAGCGCGGCAGACCTGAGCGCCTGCCCAGGGCACATCGAGGTCAGCCCGGCCTCTCTGGGCCAGGCGGACCCTCCCCTCCCGTCCCCTCACTCCATCCTGGGACAGCAGGGTCCCCACCGCGACATGCAGCTGAGAAAGTCGTTGTCCTGCGTGGCCTCTGGTTCTGCCTTCGGCTTGTTGCTGGTCCTCACTCGGATCTTGgccttcctggctctgtcctcagagccTGCGGGGTCTGAAACAGGCCGGGGTCACCCACCCTGGGCAGCCGGGGCCTCCGGGAAAGGGGCAGAAAGGGGCGCCCTTTGCCTGGGGCCTTACCCACGTGCATCCCCAAGGCTTCAGAGTGGCCGCCCCGCCATGTGACTTCCACTCGCTGCATCTGGGCCCCTTCATGGTCCTGGGTCTCCACCACGGGCTGGGTCTAGGCAGGAAAATCACCGTGTCCATTAGAAAGGGGGGCTGGAAGGAGAGCACAGCGggcagggtgctggccttgcaagcggctgacccaggttcactccccagaatcccatagaatccccttgaacaccaccaggagtgatttcagagtgcaagagtcctgagcactgctgagtgtgaccccaaacaaaacaagaaaggatCCACCCTTGCCTCACACTGGCCCCTGAACCCCAGCCTGTTGACATGTTCCATCCTCTGCCTAACAGTTTCCAAGAGGCCACCAAGGTCAATACTAAAATGCTAGCAAGACTCTACTCTAAAGAGCCGTGGGCACCCAGGGAAGGGACCACCAGGGAGCTGAGCAAAAGAATGGAGTCTTGCAAGGTTTTCCTGAGCATTCAGATCCAGTTATGCCTGACACCCACAGCCTTTCTTTGTCAGTGTTGCATTCCCATAAGCCAAGACCTGATGCTGCCTCCTTGCTTCTCCCCCGCCTGcccaccccttcaccactgcacagCCCCTGCTGGCCCCTCACCTGGAATACCACCACCTTCCCGCTGTCGGTCTGCAGATAGTAGGTCCAGGTGGAGTAGACCAAGCCTTGGGCCGAGCTGACGAGGTCGTTGCAGAGGTTGGAGACCAGATCTAGCAGTGAGCTGGCCCCTCTGGGGGCTGCAGGGACCTTCCTCTGCCCAAGGGAAGCCCCCCAGACACAGCCATGTTACGCAGCAGGGGGGCACCTTCCCACAAGGGCGGTATGTGTGTTGGGGGCTGGCGATTACCCTCTTTGAGCCCTGGAAAATCGATTCTTTCTCTTCCCTGGGGCAGGGATGGAGGAGCCACGATGACTCAGCACGAAGACCTGGCCCTGGACCTGTCATGGTCACTATCTCCCCGTGTTGCTCAAAGGGTGAGAGAAGGGAGCTTTGaatgtgcgggggggggggggggggagggaatttTGGAGAAGAGTGAAAACCTAAACCCTGGGAAGCGGTTTCCTGGGCTATCCCAATCCGTGCACTCATCtcttgcctcagtttctcctgcTGTGGCAGTCCTGAACTGACTTCTGGGTGGAGGAACTGatggtatgtatgtatgtaggtcTGAGACTTGCTGCCTGCCTGAGCAgcgaatttatttatttatttatttatttatttatttttggtttttgggtcacacccggcggtgctcaggggttactcctggctgtctactcagaaaccgctcctggcaggcacgggggatcacatgggacaccgggattcgaaccaaccacctttgttcctggatcggctgcttgcaaggcaaatgccgctggaGCAGCGAATTTAGACAGAGGTGCTGATTCTGCCAAGGTGGCTCTGTGGCCCCCCCAGGGGCCAGCCTGTGACAGTGGGAAGGAAGGACCAGAGGAGAGAGATGGTGGGGTGAGGAGGGTAAGCCCTGGCTTCGCCAACTGCAGCCTTCGTGTTCCGCGTGCAGGGGAGGATCAGTGCAAGGTGCACCGGCAGAAAGCAAAGGTGAGGGATACCCACCTTGCGGTCAGGCTGTGTCTCTGGGCCCGGGTTCCAGCAGCCGTCACTGCAGGCACGCTGTTCTGTGATCTTCACATAGGCCTCCACGCAGGCTGCGGAGGATCAGGGACCCCACGTCGGGGGCCAGTTCCGCCCATGACACCACCCACCCACGCAACCCGGGCCAGGCCTTGGGCAGCCCCTCACCTGCTTCACACTCGGCCTGGGTGGCGTTGGGCCTGGTGCTCCGAGCCACGAAGCGGCAGATGGAGAAGAGGCGGCAGCCACGCTCGCAGGCGCTGACCAAGGCAGCCCGGCCGTGCTTCCTCTGCGGGGACTCGGTGGAGTCCTCGAGCTGCGGGGACACAGGGCTCGGGGTAAGGAGGACAGGGCCAGGGGCCATGGGGTGAATTGGCAACGGGCTCAGGGTTGGGACCAGAAGCTCAGGGGTACAGCCAAGGGGGCTCGGGCCCAGGTCTGTGGGCGTGGTGAGATGCTTTGGGGCGGGACTAATTAAAATTAAGCTCAGGGACGGGCCATGGGCTCAAGGAGGGACATGGGTTCAGAGGCGGGGCCACTGAGACGCAGGGGAGTGACCACAGGCTCAGGGGCAGAGCCAATGGGAGCGGGGTGGGGCTAATTAAGCTTGGGTTGGGGCCACTTGCTCGGGGCGGGGCCAGGAGCCTAAGAGCGGGTCTAGGGGTCAGGATGGGGAGGCTGAAGTTGGAGGCGCTGGCAGcgttggtccccccaagcacagGGATCCTGGGAGCAGGTGGGGGAGCACTCAGTGCTGAGCAGCCGGGGGAACCTTGCAAACAGAGATGCTAAGGGAGGAGATGGGGTGAAGGCGCACC
Protein-coding sequences here:
- the TMEM59L gene encoding transmembrane protein 59-like — its product is MASAASLPPPLLLLLLLLLRASPAAPAPPLRDPFAPQLGDTQTCRQRCRHRYPGPQAPQLEDSTESPQRKHGRAALVSACERGCRLFSICRFVARSTRPNATQAECEAACVEAYVKITEQRACSDGCWNPGPETQPDRKRKVPAAPRGASSLLDLVSNLCNDLVSSAQGLVYSTWTYYLQTDSGKVVVFQTQPVVETQDHEGAQMQRVEVTWRGGHSEALGMHVDPAGSEDRARKAKIRVRTSNKPKAEPEATQDNDFLSCMSRRSGLPRWILACCLLLSVLVLLWLSCSTLVTTPGRHLKLQPLTLEQHKGFLVEPDWSLYAPPSPAFEDSPPPYNLKLDLTKL